The Fodinicurvata sp. EGI_FJ10296 DNA segment GCGCCGGCATGGGCATCGGCCTCCTGTTCTACAGCGTCGCAGAACCGGTCCTTCACTATCTGGAACCGCCGCGCGCCGAGCCCGAGACGACCGCCGCCACGACCGAGGCCCTGAGAACCACCTACTTCCACTGGGGACTTCACCCCTGGGCGATCTATATCGTCGTATCCCTGTCGCTGGCCTTCTTCGCCTATCGCCATGGATTGCCACTGTCGCTGCGCTCGGCGTTCTATCCCCTGATCGGCAAGCGGGTCGACGGCGCCTTCGGCGACACCATCGACACCCTGGCGCTGGTCGGCACGTTGTTCGGCGTCGCGACCTCTCTGGGTCTGGGTGTCATGCAAGTCAATGCCGGTCTTTCTTCCATCGGGTTGCTGGACGAATCGGCCGTCAACCAGATCGTTCTGATCACCATCATCATGGCGATGGCAACGGTTTCGCTGCTCCTTGGCCTTGACAACGGCATCCGCGTGCTGTCGCGACTGAACCTGTTCGTTGGCCTTGCCCTCTTGCTGTTCGTATTGGCCGTCGGTCCGACGGCGATGATTCTGTCCGCCTTTCTGGAAGGGATCGGCGACTATGCCAGTAATCTAATCGTTCTGAGTTTACGAACCGACGCGTTCCATGGCGTGGACTGGCAGTCGCAGTGGACCCTTTTCTATTGGGGCTGGTGGATTTCCTGGTGCCCGTTCGTGGGCATGTTCATCGCCCGGGTATCCTATGGCCGAACCATCGGCGAATTCGTGCTGGGCGTGCTGCTCGTGCCGACCCTGTTCACGATGTTCTGGTTGACGACATTCGGCGTCAGCGCCCTGGACCTCGAAATTTCCGACGGCACCCTTGCCGCGACGATCGGGGAAAACGTTCCCGCCGCGCTGTTCGAGATGCTCGACGCCCTGCCGTTGGCCCTGATCACCATTCCGCTGGCGACTGCCGTGATTGTCGGCTATTTCGTTACTTCAGCCGATT contains these protein-coding regions:
- a CDS encoding BCCT family transporter; this translates as MDQASMESVDRNINPRVFFPAAGLVLALIVLGVTLTDRFGAAVDDVQRFIVAQFGWVYTGIVALLLVFVVALVLKPEFRNIRLGPPESRPEYTFTSWFAMLFSAGMGIGLLFYSVAEPVLHYLEPPRAEPETTAATTEALRTTYFHWGLHPWAIYIVVSLSLAFFAYRHGLPLSLRSAFYPLIGKRVDGAFGDTIDTLALVGTLFGVATSLGLGVMQVNAGLSSIGLLDESAVNQIVLITIIMAMATVSLLLGLDNGIRVLSRLNLFVGLALLLFVLAVGPTAMILSAFLEGIGDYASNLIVLSLRTDAFHGVDWQSQWTLFYWGWWISWCPFVGMFIARVSYGRTIGEFVLGVLLVPTLFTMFWLTTFGVSALDLEISDGTLAATIGENVPAALFEMLDALPLALITIPLATAVIVGYFVTSADSGALVMNILASGGHPNPPLFQKLFWSLLTAVTAGVLLVAGGLQALQTATLLTAFPLAIVLGLMAWSLWVALRADALDATGIGALPTSRWDRLIEQWRGSETDASHPSSGPTAASGTNTGQTADPTGARTTGAHAGGKR